A stretch of the Arvicanthis niloticus isolate mArvNil1 chromosome 17, mArvNil1.pat.X, whole genome shotgun sequence genome encodes the following:
- the LOC117722373 gene encoding glutathione S-transferase-like isoform X2 → MQMLSVNHLTEHGNPNGGEFKSHLSLGIRKKTTHFSLTVQFEEKLFETREEFEKLIQGGTLMYEQVPMVEIDGMNLVQTRAILRYVAAKYGLYGRNPEEQAWIDMYVEGLRDLSDMIMYFPLSLPEEKEMNLEYILERAKTRFFPVYEKALRDHGQDFLVGNRLSWADVQLLEVILMAEECEAGVLSGFPLLQDFKVRISQIPTINRFLQPGSQRKLPLDEQSIGTAKDIFKFERGMFLKNMSTIVAEY, encoded by the exons atgcagatgctctcagtcaaccatctgactgagcatgGGAACCCTAATGGAGGAG AGTTCAAGTCACACTTGTCTTTGGGAATCAGAAAGAAGACCACACACTTCAGTTTAACAGTCCAG tttgagGAGAAACTTTTTGAAACCCGTGAAGAATTTGAGAAGTTAATCCAAG GTGGAACCCTGATGTATGAGCAAGTGCCCATGGTGGAAATCGATGGAATGAATTTGGTGCAGACCAGAGCCATCTTAAGATATGTAGCTGCCAAGTATGGCTTGTATGGAAGGAACCCAGAAGAACAAGCCTG GATTGATATGTATGTAGAGGGCTTAAGGGACCTGAGCGACATGATCATGTACTTTCCACTCTCTCTGCCTGAAGAGAAGGAGATGAACCTTGAATACATCCTCGAACGAGCCAAGACAAGATTCTTCCCTGTTTATGAGAAG GCCCTAAGAGACCACGGGCAAGATTTTCTTGTGGGCAATCGGCTGAGCTGGGCTGATGTACAGCTCCTTGAAGTCATCTTAATGGCTGAAGAATGTGAAGCCGGTGTTCTCTCCGGCTTCCCTCTGTTACAG GACTTCAAGGTGAGAATCAGTCAGATCCCTACAATTAACAGATTCCTCCAGCCTGGGAGCCAGAGGAAGCTGCCGCTGGATGAGCAGTCCATTGGGACTGCAAAGGACATCTTCAAATTTGAACGAGGCATGTTTCTTAAAAACATGAGCACCATAGTAGCTGAGTATTAA
- the LOC117722373 gene encoding glutathione S-transferase alpha I-like isoform X5 — protein sequence MTEKPVLHYFNGRGRMESIRWLLAAAGVEFEEKLFETREEFEKLIQGGTLMYEQVPMVEIDGMNLVQTRAILRYVAAKYGLYGRNPEEQAWIDMYVEGLRDLSDMIMYFPLSLPEEKEMNLEYILERAKTRFFPVYEKDFKVRISQIPTINRFLQPGSQRKLPLDEQSIGTAKDIFKFERGMFLKNMSTIVAEY from the exons ATGACTGAGAAACCCGTGCTCCATTACTTCAATGGAAGAGGGAGAATGGAGTCCATCCGGTGGCTCCTGGCAGCAGCTGGCGTCGAG tttgagGAGAAACTTTTTGAAACCCGTGAAGAATTTGAGAAGTTAATCCAAG GTGGAACCCTGATGTATGAGCAAGTGCCCATGGTGGAAATCGATGGAATGAATTTGGTGCAGACCAGAGCCATCTTAAGATATGTAGCTGCCAAGTATGGCTTGTATGGAAGGAACCCAGAAGAACAAGCCTG GATTGATATGTATGTAGAGGGCTTAAGGGACCTGAGCGACATGATCATGTACTTTCCACTCTCTCTGCCTGAAGAGAAGGAGATGAACCTTGAATACATCCTCGAACGAGCCAAGACAAGATTCTTCCCTGTTTATGAGAAG GACTTCAAGGTGAGAATCAGTCAGATCCCTACAATTAACAGATTCCTCCAGCCTGGGAGCCAGAGGAAGCTGCCGCTGGATGAGCAGTCCATTGGGACTGCAAAGGACATCTTCAAATTTGAACGAGGCATGTTTCTTAAAAACATGAGCACCATAGTAGCTGAGTATTAA
- the LOC117722373 gene encoding glutathione S-transferase alpha I-like isoform X4 — protein sequence MTEKPVLHYFNGRGRMESIRWLLAAAGVEVLGWFDFLATVKRPVTPFLIYEFKSHLSLGIRKKTTHFSLTVQFEEKLFETREEFEKLIQGGTLMYEQVPMVEIDGMNLVQTRAILRYVAAKYGLYGRNPEEQAWIDMYVEGLRDLSDMIMYFPLSLPEEKEMNLEYILERAKTRFFPVYEKDFKVRISQIPTINRFLQPGSQRKLPLDEQSIGTAKDIFKFERGMFLKNMSTIVAEY from the exons ATGACTGAGAAACCCGTGCTCCATTACTTCAATGGAAGAGGGAGAATGGAGTCCATCCGGTGGCTCCTGGCAGCAGCTGGCGTCGAG GTATTAGGTTGGTTTGACTTCTTAGCTACTGTGAAGAGACCTGTTACTCCCTTCTTAATCTACG AGTTCAAGTCACACTTGTCTTTGGGAATCAGAAAGAAGACCACACACTTCAGTTTAACAGTCCAG tttgagGAGAAACTTTTTGAAACCCGTGAAGAATTTGAGAAGTTAATCCAAG GTGGAACCCTGATGTATGAGCAAGTGCCCATGGTGGAAATCGATGGAATGAATTTGGTGCAGACCAGAGCCATCTTAAGATATGTAGCTGCCAAGTATGGCTTGTATGGAAGGAACCCAGAAGAACAAGCCTG GATTGATATGTATGTAGAGGGCTTAAGGGACCTGAGCGACATGATCATGTACTTTCCACTCTCTCTGCCTGAAGAGAAGGAGATGAACCTTGAATACATCCTCGAACGAGCCAAGACAAGATTCTTCCCTGTTTATGAGAAG GACTTCAAGGTGAGAATCAGTCAGATCCCTACAATTAACAGATTCCTCCAGCCTGGGAGCCAGAGGAAGCTGCCGCTGGATGAGCAGTCCATTGGGACTGCAAAGGACATCTTCAAATTTGAACGAGGCATGTTTCTTAAAAACATGAGCACCATAGTAGCTGAGTATTAA
- the LOC117722373 gene encoding glutathione S-transferase-like isoform X3 produces MTEKPVLHYFNGRGRMESIRWLLAAAGVEFEEKLFETREEFEKLIQGGTLMYEQVPMVEIDGMNLVQTRAILRYVAAKYGLYGRNPEEQAWIDMYVEGLRDLSDMIMYFPLSLPEEKEMNLEYILERAKTRFFPVYEKALRDHGQDFLVGNRLSWADVQLLEVILMAEECEAGVLSGFPLLQDFKVRISQIPTINRFLQPGSQRKLPLDEQSIGTAKDIFKFERGMFLKNMSTIVAEY; encoded by the exons ATGACTGAGAAACCCGTGCTCCATTACTTCAATGGAAGAGGGAGAATGGAGTCCATCCGGTGGCTCCTGGCAGCAGCTGGCGTCGAG tttgagGAGAAACTTTTTGAAACCCGTGAAGAATTTGAGAAGTTAATCCAAG GTGGAACCCTGATGTATGAGCAAGTGCCCATGGTGGAAATCGATGGAATGAATTTGGTGCAGACCAGAGCCATCTTAAGATATGTAGCTGCCAAGTATGGCTTGTATGGAAGGAACCCAGAAGAACAAGCCTG GATTGATATGTATGTAGAGGGCTTAAGGGACCTGAGCGACATGATCATGTACTTTCCACTCTCTCTGCCTGAAGAGAAGGAGATGAACCTTGAATACATCCTCGAACGAGCCAAGACAAGATTCTTCCCTGTTTATGAGAAG GCCCTAAGAGACCACGGGCAAGATTTTCTTGTGGGCAATCGGCTGAGCTGGGCTGATGTACAGCTCCTTGAAGTCATCTTAATGGCTGAAGAATGTGAAGCCGGTGTTCTCTCCGGCTTCCCTCTGTTACAG GACTTCAAGGTGAGAATCAGTCAGATCCCTACAATTAACAGATTCCTCCAGCCTGGGAGCCAGAGGAAGCTGCCGCTGGATGAGCAGTCCATTGGGACTGCAAAGGACATCTTCAAATTTGAACGAGGCATGTTTCTTAAAAACATGAGCACCATAGTAGCTGAGTATTAA
- the LOC117722373 gene encoding glutathione S-transferase-like isoform X1, with translation MTEKPVLHYFNGRGRMESIRWLLAAAGVEVLGWFDFLATVKRPVTPFLIYEFKSHLSLGIRKKTTHFSLTVQFEEKLFETREEFEKLIQGGTLMYEQVPMVEIDGMNLVQTRAILRYVAAKYGLYGRNPEEQAWIDMYVEGLRDLSDMIMYFPLSLPEEKEMNLEYILERAKTRFFPVYEKALRDHGQDFLVGNRLSWADVQLLEVILMAEECEAGVLSGFPLLQDFKVRISQIPTINRFLQPGSQRKLPLDEQSIGTAKDIFKFERGMFLKNMSTIVAEY, from the exons ATGACTGAGAAACCCGTGCTCCATTACTTCAATGGAAGAGGGAGAATGGAGTCCATCCGGTGGCTCCTGGCAGCAGCTGGCGTCGAG GTATTAGGTTGGTTTGACTTCTTAGCTACTGTGAAGAGACCTGTTACTCCCTTCTTAATCTACG AGTTCAAGTCACACTTGTCTTTGGGAATCAGAAAGAAGACCACACACTTCAGTTTAACAGTCCAG tttgagGAGAAACTTTTTGAAACCCGTGAAGAATTTGAGAAGTTAATCCAAG GTGGAACCCTGATGTATGAGCAAGTGCCCATGGTGGAAATCGATGGAATGAATTTGGTGCAGACCAGAGCCATCTTAAGATATGTAGCTGCCAAGTATGGCTTGTATGGAAGGAACCCAGAAGAACAAGCCTG GATTGATATGTATGTAGAGGGCTTAAGGGACCTGAGCGACATGATCATGTACTTTCCACTCTCTCTGCCTGAAGAGAAGGAGATGAACCTTGAATACATCCTCGAACGAGCCAAGACAAGATTCTTCCCTGTTTATGAGAAG GCCCTAAGAGACCACGGGCAAGATTTTCTTGTGGGCAATCGGCTGAGCTGGGCTGATGTACAGCTCCTTGAAGTCATCTTAATGGCTGAAGAATGTGAAGCCGGTGTTCTCTCCGGCTTCCCTCTGTTACAG GACTTCAAGGTGAGAATCAGTCAGATCCCTACAATTAACAGATTCCTCCAGCCTGGGAGCCAGAGGAAGCTGCCGCTGGATGAGCAGTCCATTGGGACTGCAAAGGACATCTTCAAATTTGAACGAGGCATGTTTCTTAAAAACATGAGCACCATAGTAGCTGAGTATTAA